The genomic window CATGAGCCAAACCAATTTTCTTATCGGACGCGGCGAACTGCTGACCCATGACATCAAGGGGCCGAAGCGCATCCAGGGAAAAGCGGAGGTGTACTCCTTTGCGCAAGCCGCACAGCGACTGACGCCTCAGTTCTCAGCCACCGCCACGACCCTCGATGCCTTGCCGCCGTACGCTTGTCCTGGCGATTTCGGGGTGGCCCGGCTGACGATGAACCCCAGTTACATTGCCCGGTCTTTTTTCCCAACGGCTATGCTTCGCACCGTCGGCCTGGAGTCGGTCGGTAGCCGAACCGTGAAGGTGACGCCCGGCGGATGGACCAAGAAGGGCGTGCCGCATGTCACTTTTCACCACATACAGGCCAATTGGTTTTCGGCACATAGGAGCCAGAGCGTTTTCGGCACATATAGGCCATTTGGTTTTCGTCATATAGGAGCCAGCCGGGGGATTGGACGGGCATCTCGAACGCGACGTAACTGTCGTTACCTTCTGAATTTTTTGTTCAGGAGTAACGGATGGGTCGCAGAAAGATCGAGATGCATGAATACAGAAACGTTTTAATCAGACTACGCGCCGGTGACGGCGATCGCGAGATCGCGCGTCTGGGCCTTATGGGCCGGGTCAAGGTGGCGAGCTTTCGCGAACACGCCCGCAGCTTGGGCTGGTTGGAGGCTGAGCTGCCGCTGCCCGAACCCGAAGTTATTGCCCTGAGTCTGTGCGCAGCGGCCAAGCGCCCATCCAGCACGGTCTCCAAAGCCCACCCATGGCGCGAACAAGTGGCGCGCTGGATGGCTGCCGGGGTTGAGGGCGTAGCCATTCATGCCGCGTTGGTGCGCGAGCACCAGTTCTGCGGCAGCTACTCCTCTGTCTATCGCATCATGCGTGACATTGCCAAGGCACAGCCGCGTACCGATCTCACTGTGAGACTGAGCTTCAAGCCCGGCGAAGCCGCTCAGGTTGACTTTGGCGCGGGGCCATTTTTGGTGCATCCGGATGGACAGCGTAGGCGCACCTGGGCCTTTGTTATGACCTTGTGTCACAGCCGCCATCAGTATGTGGAATTCGTCTGGGACCAAACGGTGGCCACATGGCTGGGCTGCCACCGCCGTGCCTTTGAGTGGTTTGGCGGTGTGCCCGAGCGCGTGATCATCGACAACGCCAAGTGCGCCATCATCAAGGCTTGCCGATTTGACCCGCAGGTGCAGCGCTCCTATGCCGAGTGCGCTGAAGGTTATGAATTCAAGATTGACCCGTGCCCGCCGCACGATCCGCAGAAGAAGGGTATCGTGGAGTCGGGCGTCAAATACGTCAAGCGTAACTTCCTGTCTACCCGCGAATTCCGTGATCTGGCGGACCTTAATGCACAGGCGCAGGCGTGGGTATTGCAGGAAGCCGGTGTGCGCATTCACGGCACCACCCGCCAGCAGCCCATGGATTTGTTTGCGCTGGAGCGGGCCTTGCTCAAGCCGCTTCCACCGCAGGCGCCGGACTTGGGCGTTTGGCAGTGCGTGACGCTGCACCGCGACTGCCACGTCAAGTTTGACTACAAGCTGTATTCCGCCCCCTTTGCGCTGGTGGGCAAAGAGCTGTGGCTACGTGCCACCGATAACTGCGTGACTTTGTTTGATGACTACCGATTGGTGGCAACCCATGCGCGGGGACAGCGTCCCGGTGAACGCCTCACGACCAAAGACCACTTGCCACCCGAGGCACAACTCTTCTTTGCCCGTGACCGCGAGTGGCTGGGTACCCAAGCGCTGCAAATCGGACCGTACTGTCAGCAGGTTATTGACTGGCTACTGAGTGACCGGATTCTGGAGCGATTGCGCGCAGCTCAGGGTGTGATTGGTCTGGCAAAGACCTACAGCGCCCAGCGTGTTGAGCTCGCCTGCCGACGTGCCATGGCCCACAACAGTCCGTATTACCGCACTGTCAAGACCATCCTGAGCAGTAATTCCGACCGGCTACCGATGCCTGATCACAGCATCGTGCCTACCTATGCAAAGGCCCGGTTTGTCCGCGACGCCGCAAGCCTCTTCACCCCCGATACCCACAACCCGCAGCAGGATTTGCTGCATTAACTATCCAGGAGACCATCCCAAATGACACCCATCCCCGAACTCGTTCCACATCTCAAGCAGTTGCGCTTGTCCGGTATTCTGGATTCGCTGGACGCCAGAAACCGCCAGGCGATTGAATCGAAGTTGGCCTATACGGAGTTCCTGGCCATCCTGATGGGCGATGAAGTGGCCCGCCGGGAGCAGAACAGTTTCAGTACCCGCCTGCGCCGGGCCCAGTTCCGCTCCACCAAAACGCTGGAGCAGTTTGACTTCGAGCGGCTACCCCAACTCAACCGCGCGCTGGTGCATGACCTGGCCACCGGGCGCTACGTGCGGGAGTGTTCTCCGGTATTGATTGTTGGCCCTAGTGGAACCGGCAAGAGTCATCTTGCGCAGGCCTTGGGCCATTGTGCGATCCGTCAGGGCGTGGATGTGCTGTTTACCAACTGCTCGGCACTCACGCAGTCACTGCACGCCGCGCGCGCCACCAACGCCTACGAGCGCAAGCTGCAGACCTTGAGTCGCATTCCGGTACTCATCATTGATGACTTCGGACTCAAGCCTCTGCGTGCGCCGGCCGACGAAGACCTGCATGAACTCATTGCCGAGCGCTACGAGCGCACTGCCACCATCGTCACCAGCAATCTGGACTTTACTGAATGGGATCAGGCATTCCCAGTCAACCCGCTCTTGGCATCCGCAACCTTGGACCGCTTACGTCACAACGCATACTGCCTGGTGCTTGATGGCCAGTCCTATCGGGCGCCACGCCAGATGCCGACCACCATGCCGACAAAAACAAAGAATTCAACGCAACAAAAAGACGTCAAATAAAGGCAAAATCCATACCCGAGTGATGTCCGTCAGACACCCTCCGGCTGGTC from Rhodoferax potami includes these protein-coding regions:
- the istA gene encoding IS21 family transposase, with the protein product MHEYRNVLIRLRAGDGDREIARLGLMGRVKVASFREHARSLGWLEAELPLPEPEVIALSLCAAAKRPSSTVSKAHPWREQVARWMAAGVEGVAIHAALVREHQFCGSYSSVYRIMRDIAKAQPRTDLTVRLSFKPGEAAQVDFGAGPFLVHPDGQRRRTWAFVMTLCHSRHQYVEFVWDQTVATWLGCHRRAFEWFGGVPERVIIDNAKCAIIKACRFDPQVQRSYAECAEGYEFKIDPCPPHDPQKKGIVESGVKYVKRNFLSTREFRDLADLNAQAQAWVLQEAGVRIHGTTRQQPMDLFALERALLKPLPPQAPDLGVWQCVTLHRDCHVKFDYKLYSAPFALVGKELWLRATDNCVTLFDDYRLVATHARGQRPGERLTTKDHLPPEAQLFFARDREWLGTQALQIGPYCQQVIDWLLSDRILERLRAAQGVIGLAKTYSAQRVELACRRAMAHNSPYYRTVKTILSSNSDRLPMPDHSIVPTYAKARFVRDAASLFTPDTHNPQQDLLH
- the istB gene encoding IS21-like element helper ATPase IstB, producing the protein MTPIPELVPHLKQLRLSGILDSLDARNRQAIESKLAYTEFLAILMGDEVARREQNSFSTRLRRAQFRSTKTLEQFDFERLPQLNRALVHDLATGRYVRECSPVLIVGPSGTGKSHLAQALGHCAIRQGVDVLFTNCSALTQSLHAARATNAYERKLQTLSRIPVLIIDDFGLKPLRAPADEDLHELIAERYERTATIVTSNLDFTEWDQAFPVNPLLASATLDRLRHNAYCLVLDGQSYRAPRQMPTTMPTKTKNSTQQKDVK